In Phaseolus vulgaris cultivar G19833 chromosome 3, P. vulgaris v2.0, whole genome shotgun sequence, the sequence TGATCATTTGAAGCGTGTTATGAGAAATCCTACACCCACAgtgaaaaatatcatttttattttgacaATAAATGTCCTGATACGTAAAAAATTAGAAAGTATAGTTCATAAATACTTAAGAATCCAACGAACAATAAAATTATCTCCCTCTTTGAAAGTTAAGCAAATACTTTATAGTTGAACTCAGTCTTATCTTTTGTTTGATCTTTACGAAAGGAGAGAATGTGAATAGTGTGCACTATTTATAGTAGGTATGTTAGTgtgatttattaatttatagGGGCAAGTCAGAAAAAGGTAGTCAAACATGGCGATAACCTTTACTTGTCTGGTTTGAATAAGTCTGAAGGAGGGATTATGGATCTCAAATGCTCATAACTGAGCAATGCAATTTGTGTCATTAGTTTTCAGTTACTTAGTTTATCTGCTAATGATATGGTTTGGTATTCTTGCAGCATGTTTGGTTTAATTCTTATATGGTTTTgacttaataatattttgtcaTTCATATTTCTTATACCATAATAccaactaaattattttatgcaaTATAATTTAGTCCCTTTTGATAAAGTATAATAACTTTATATGATATAATACTTATCCGTAGTATGATGGTAGCAATTTTCTGAAAAAAACATTTATGTAATTCATAATCATCATTATTGATGATGATATTAGAAAAAGAAACACGTAAGAAACAAATTTGACGGAAAGCAGTTGTACGGTTTTGACcaacaaagaaaagaataaCAATTTGAgcatttattttgattaatatAATCCAAAAAACTTTCGTACAAACCATCACAACTTGATGtgttgcaaaaaaaataaaatcgtaCAAACCCATCAATTAGAGTTAGAGAAGTGGACAAAAATTAAGctacattatttatttataacttttgttaagaaaaatcatattttataacaattcatttcaatattaatacaaatattGTATCGCAAAACCATTTTATGTCTTCTAACcgaatatcaaaataataaatttatttttgttgcatcttCGTTTGATTAAAGTTATCTTTCTTTATAAGCAAAAAATACGtagatatataaattaaaatggcttttataaattaatttatgtataaatctttttttttcttttatagaaaTAGTTATAGAGATAAAGAAATCCCTGATATCTAAACTTGTATTTTATAACTAATCGTCTTCTGTAATCTCTATTTACAGAGTCAAATATTTTTATGAccatgttgattttttttatcgacagaatataataaaataattttttttgtaagtaGATTTTTTCTCTTGCTTTATTCACGTCTTGTAAGTACAATATTTATTGGCTTAATCCAGAATTCACGTCTataaatttcttaaatataCCTTTTTACCATAAAAAAAACACCATTTTTTTTGTAAGCAAGCAGAGCAATTCATGTTAACTGGTATGAAAGGTACCAAAATTATATACAactagtaaaataataataataatttactaAGAGTTATTACGTTATATTTAGCTGTTATATGAATAAATTCTACATCAGCAGCACAAAAGTAGACCATAACGGGCCAAAAACACCACACTTTAAGAAGGAACACATTTTAATGTCACTTTATCTATACCAAACTTAATTTGctatattacattttttatcagagaaaaaaattatataattagagCAGCTAGATGTTCCAATcaattttcaagaaaaaaaaaatctacaaaaGAGATAAAAGAGACAAAGATAATAAACACATTCGTTACCCTAATAATATTTCTAATTGACTTAATTAATAGTGTTATTGTCAAATATTGACGTTTAAATCCTTCTAAATCTATTTGTTAATCTAATACTATAATTTGTACAacgttattttttttaattttttttcaccaAGTTGTCAACGTTATGAACTAGTCTTTATAGGGCACCAAACATTGAGAGTACTCAAATCAAAgaatatgacttttttttttcaataataataaaaaaataatcatagtTGTGTTatattttcatgatttttttaacaaaaataatttttttaaacaacaaaaataaataaataattagaagattttaagaatatttatacttttataaaaaaaaagcgGATTTTAGACCACCTACTTCCCTATAATGTTACAATCCCTCCAAAACCTTTCCTACTTTCATCTTCTTATAAAACAAAACGTGTTTCTACTCGGAAACTAATATATTGAACAATGAACATTTGCAATGAAACACCAACATTCAAAACACCTACAACATTCAAAACATCTGAATGCATTGTCAAAaaaattttatcaataaaaaataaaataaaataatgtaacaCATTTAAAGAATGGTCAAAaccttatataaaaaaatatattactagCATAACCCACAATCGAATCTTGTAGCCcaatgaataataaaataagagcCCATTAATGACAAAACAGTTGTGTATTGTCATAGTAACATGTTTATTCTAAAAAAGTGTCTTATATGTTAattcaatatataattttgttttaaaattgtttaatttcaagtaaataaattaataaatatagcATTAAAAAGCACACACGTGGgcaaaataaaagaaagcatcctaaaactttaaaatatttcaaatcaaTATGAAGCATAAAAAAATGAACAGTGTCTTCTGTTcgaatttttaaaatgttactcTGTTAAATATTCATGATAATAACCATGTCGTGTAATAATAAGTTTTGCTAATGGTTTCTTTTTTTTGTAAAGATCTTGCCGattacttttaataaaatattttatttaaatctcattttttctaaaatacttGTGTTTTTATGGGATTGGAATATACTatcatttagattttttttatatactatCATTTAGATTAACAAAGACACGTGATATTagtaaacttatttttttacacACAATGtgcatttaattaaaaaatggtcTTATAgtataaatttgaatttctaatttgaagagtgattttttttttcatttatttatttatttatattgttgaTGTGTTTTTAATCCgcctttgtttttaattttattcattttttctgcaaaaaaaaaacgcaagaaaaaaaaacatctgGACACCACTCATCCAAaactgttcttaatttttttaaaaacttataataaaatttaaattacagtcaaataaaataaatatttatcctCTATGGTACATATGATATATACTATTTTTGTTGAGgtaaaaattatatcaataattgAATCCCTATATACAGTTGAAAAAAGAACTCGCAGAAAATGTTGTTTCGTCTCTGTGCTTAAAATATAGTGAGAAAACAGGTTTCACATGGTGGTAGAAAAGTGAATATAAGAAATGAATGGATATGTATTACAGAGTTAAAGTTTGTTTTTGACATAAGATAAACGTAAGAAGAAAAATGAGTTAGGTTTTGAATTTTACTTTTGTAAAAAATGAAGGGATCTCTCTGAATGGAATGTCTATTCAGTGCTTTGGTTATTGGTGCAGCAATGGAATCACAGTCcattattttgtatttgtttcaCTTTAATTATGACTAGTGAGATAGGTATTAAATATCATGCACACTAGAAAGAAGGAAAATGGAGAATTAGAAATGAAAGTAGAGGAAGTATATATCTAGGCATGTGACTTTCACTCCCCTTTATGGGGCTTCCCTTGATTTGAAGGTATGGGTATCTTAAGAAGGGCACAAACCAAAAGATGACAGAAAGGGTGATGAGAAGAGACTGAGAGTTAGATAAGGTGCAGAAAATAaaggcacacttgtctgggacTTGCTGCAATTATTTTGTTGCCCTAATAATAACCTttaagcctaaaagaaaatgtCATTTTCTGTCACACAAGGACGCACTGCCTGTTACTATTTGAGCCCTTATTTGGTGTTTTCCTTGGGTAATCATTCCAAGCTACTCCATTATCTTCCATTTTCCATAGCCATTAGGGTTTCTCTCTCAGGCCTCAATGTCTTGCACTCACTCTTCAATTTCCCTACCTACCTAGGGCTTCTCATCACAATTCCTATCAGAACAACCATCACTCTCTTCTGCCTCACCATATCTGCAAATCTTAGGGATTTGCTGTTGCTTTGCTATTATACCTCATTTCTGGATCCGGGTATATTCCTCTTCCTTAATTTAGTTATCTtctttctctccctctctcaGTCAGATTTGTTCCTTGCAGATAAAATAAACCTTATTAAAGTGATCAAAAAATAAAACCCCAGAAAGGGTTTCAAGGATGCATATATATGGAGTTCAAAACCATACTTTTCTTGTAGAAAAGAAGACAACATTTTGAACATTTCAGTGATTTCTGTGAgatttttatactatttttgcTGCTGAAAGAGAACTATTACTTCCACTGCTGTAGCTGAAACAAATGGGTGTATGGATCTGGCAAGAAAGTTGCTGACTTAGCATTTGGAAGAGCTGCAGTATGCTTATCTGTTCTCTAGTCTCTAGGGCTTCTCACAGCCTTCCTTTCTCTTTGCTCGCATGAAtctgttcttctttttcttcttgataaaaataacacaaaacaaagaaaatgcTCTCATGGGATTCATGATTCTTAACCTCTTATTGATTTTCTTGGGATTCATGACTGAAAGGAAGACATGAACAGAAAATTTTAAGAAGATTATCAGAGAAGACTGGGATTTCTGTCTTCTAATTACCACTCTCCATTGAAAGCTGATAACagggaaaatgaaaaaaaaaattaaatttgtaataatattttttgttttgcctagtttattattttcaatggaaaatattcaagttttgaaacaaaatgttataaaaaagcGTAGtgcattaaaattattattttctagtTGTTTTTGTTAGAGATAATCTGTTATATATCCGTTTTATATGTTTTGAATTTGAGAGTTTTTCGAGGCAATAAAAACTCCAGTGAACTcttaacatgattttttttttaatttttaattaatattgagaAACAAtacttttttgtttgtttgttttaacacaattttgcGCGTGCGTAGATTCAATTTTATATGGAGAAGAAAGAACACAACTTATTTAAAAAGTGTATTTTCTTCTGTTTGTTTGGTCTGTTTGTTGTGATAGCTTTATGATGTTGGGTGGTTAGGGACAAGATTTAGTCAaaactttatacaattttatttttttaatttctgataaaaaaatacaactttATTTTTATGTTCAACCAAATGTGTTTTCAAACTGGTCAAAAAATTGAAACTCAaaatactagtattactatAACCTCAATTAATGGAATGATGGCtttgaaatgaaattttaacGATACGAACTTGAAGAAATAGAGGTAAATTTTCCACTCAATTAAAACAAAGcagtttataaatatttttgggattattataattatttaaacattattatatcgatctctaattttttttacataaaaacttATTGTCAGTTAAGAAATGCAAAATAGAAGTGAACAGGGATTAAATTCAGCAAATTAATTCGAGGACTATACAGCAAAATTTCCGTTAGCAACAGTACTAATAATTGAAACTTTTTAGATTCCTTTTCCATCTTTTAGAAGGAATCAAAGCTACAgaaaacaataatatattttctgaCCTATATATGAGTTTAACTGTTATCACTATGTGCCAAAAAAAATCTATCTTTACTATggatattttattgataaataatcataaaaatagatttttttatcgtaaaaaaaaaaaagcaatagagatattttattcttataaaaaatgTGTAAACATGGTGTCTATACATAAATAAAACTACTATTCCTCGTCTCATcataatcttttatattttttaatagacaTCATATAAATCAGAGAAACATGTTGAGTTTAGGGTTTACTATGTCATCTAATATCAAGTATACAATTCTGTCATCaaatttttttccaaataaTCTATGTGCTTGTTTTTgaatatctttttatttctaTACTTGCACGCAAGTCTTATAAAACCGGATATTAAGAATTATTTCAAATTGAACTGAaacttttctaaataaataaaattaagaagcAACATATATAAATTGAAGTGACACTGTGCTGATATTCTGAGCCAAAAAAGAGTAATTGTTTGGCTTTTTTCTCTGTTCATAAgtattttataaagaaaaccAACAAATCTGatacttcttttctttttctccctTTGTTGACTGTTTACTTTTGACCATAAGAAATGGAATATTTACACAACTCACCCCATCAAATCTATATTTCTCATATAACACTCTGCACTTTCATCTTCAacctaaatttttatattatatagaaaattttaaattttgaattcaagaacaattcaaagaaaaaatatacttattattttttttattgacaaacACAAATAAATCAAATGGAATATTTATGGAATGTTTTTACTTTCTATGTAAAACACAACACTGAACACATGTGTCTCTCTTAAATAACAAAAACACATATCCAGCTAACAGATACTcttatattagaaaataaaaaaatgtaacatCTATATtggatgaaaaagaaaaagcaacTGTGTAGAAGCATattctacatttattattaaaattcaaCTTTTAAGACTTTTCATTCTTTCTGTTCAAGTACAACTCTAACAGTAGAATTTGTATACATTAAATAAGTGTGTTGTGTTCTagatatattttgtattttttcctttaaaaagctTTAGAATAAATTGTAAACATAGTCGTATTGTGAATAAATGAttctcaattattttatttttaaaactctaAATTAAACACTCTtacaaacataaatataatatgATATCTGGATCAACACATTCGCTTGCATATACACTGAGAATTTTGCAGTATTGGATATATTGTCATTTTTGgcgtagttttttttttattcatttggATTTGACCATTTCTTCATCCATAAAGGAAGCACGTATCTAAAAGCAAAACCATTCTGCAAATATTGTTATGTGCTGTAATTATGAAATTCATGAAAATGACTAAACATCGATATCTGCCTTCAAAGTTCCAAAAAGTTATATCATctactttatatataaataaattctttAACAATTTTGTCTTCTTTaagtttctttctttctttctttcgcttttaatttttaacttcaTATTTCTCTCCTTTTCTTGTCTATCTTTATCTTTGTATCACGAAATTTTACAAATAGAGTTTATCCATTCCAAATGCttttaaattaagttaaaaGGGGTTTTAAGCTCAAAAGGGGAGAATAGTTAACGCGtctcataatttaaatttaatcataGTTTATGTTTATTGTGTGATAATTTTTTCACTGCCTCTGTGAGAAATtgtgtttcttttttattttatatattaaagttatacttgaaaattattttataaactatgtttatcaacttattttatatcattttaaattattcgtgttataaattagaaataataGATATTATAGTCATTCAAAACCATGATATGTCCAATATGgtatttatattttctctttCCTCGAAAATCAGTATAGAAAAATATGCAGTTAGGTTTATTCACCTTTTAAGTTAAAGAAAGTAAATTTCTCCATGAATTTGTTCATTTTGTCAACgtattcaattatattttttttatggataatAGTTTGTATATAACTTACGGCTACCAAATAGTTCAcgcaataaatatatataatagtcAACATTTGAATCCCTATGATTTTGGCTATTGAATGGCTAGTGCCATTAAAGTCAAGTAGTTGCTTTTTTTTGCATAATACGAGACATCTCACATTTTACTATTCAAAGACCAGTAAGGTgcataaaaactaaaatacttTATGCACTTTAATACTTAAAGTaaacattttcttttatctgtaaaaaacaaataaataaataaatattgaacAGTTGATGGATGCATCAATtctatttaaaaagaaaatcaaaccAAAAACTTCCAACCTAATCTTCAAAATCAAAGACAACTAGATAATTTATGTCTCATGTAACATAATCAACAACGTCCTAAATAAACATATTACTAATTGTGTATGAAAAGACTCTACTCAGataagtaaaatatattttaattatttctttacaATTGCTTCATCATAttgctataaaaaaatatgaacctATATACACAATCCAACTTTTGAATTTTCCTTATAAATTTCGTGTATTGTAATTTGTTTTCTTCTACCATCCATTGTAATCTTATCATCCATGTAAAATGTGAAAACTATCTTATCTTTTGGTTGAAATAAGATTATTTAAGACATGCTTGGTTTGGTCTTTGTTTGTGATCCTAAATTTATGTGTTATAATTAATGGatctaaataattatattgaaaattaaaatggaTAAGTTAATGAAACTTGTCCTGAAAGTGGATATATAGTGGATCATCACCCAAGTGTCAATTCAGTCACGTCTATAAAGCTATAAGCTGAATTCACAAATTGGAATACACTTAGGAAGTTATCCACAGACAACTACAAACATACATACATCTGAGAACTAACCCTAACACTTTTCCGAGGGATGATTGGACTTTGAAAAAAAACCACCACACCAAATAATATGTCAAAGTAGCATCAACAACGCTATTATATGTAAAATGATATGACAGCAATAGCAGCATAAGTTCTTTTCTTAATGCATATCCAACCAGAGTTAGGAAAAGGATTCAATTAATGAAAACCCCACTGAGACAAATTATGAGATATTAACAAACAAAAACATGGAGTTGGGCACCAAAATGAAAGAagtcaaattttatatatagagAAAACATACAAATTAGCATTCACGAAATATTGTTTCCCATATGCTAGTTGACGGAATATACCTTACCACATTACATGCCAAAAGGAAAGTAAAGAAATACACAGCATGATTGTATTTTATTCTGCTGACACAAAACACATGATGGGTGCAATCCAAGATGAACGCAAACACTAGATGTGATCGTTGTAGGCTTCCCAAGGTTTTCCGAAAGACTGAAATTCCGCAAACTGATGCTGCAAACAATTTCATGAATCAAACATCAGCAACATTACCGATACTCTTTGTATAAATAGAAAATGCATGCTTTCATTCAAACAGCAACGTGCTAATGGCTAAACCAAGCATGCACATAtgcatatataaaatatatatttgtaatccAATGGTCTTGCCAACACACACTGATTAATATACAGAAAACTCTTGTTTGAAATCACGGTGGAATTGTTGTATCGGTAACATTCtttttcaattcatttaatttcttAACTGGTATTCTACAAATCATGCTATTTTTTGTGTGGATGTGAGGTTAACAACTATGATCGATGAATTTTAAACTTACTTCGTGAAGGATTGCTGAGTTGTTGAGAGAATTGAATACCATGGTTGGGCTCCACTTGTTCATGATCACGAAAGAATTAACTTCATGCGGCGCTATGTCCTCCACGGTGCCCAAATGTTCCTTTGCGTGAGAAGTTGGTTCTTCAGGCTCAGGAAGGTGCACATCCAAGGAGGGGTGGTTCACGCTTTGGCTCTGAGTACCCGGAGAATCTTGAACCGTTTCAAAGGGGTTCCAAGAACTCAAAGGGTTAAGGTTTGAAGCATCTGCAGCAAGTAGTCTCCGACTCCTCATCTTCTCTCTTGTTCTTTCTCTCGCCCTTTCTCTTGCCCTTTCCCTCGATTCCTTATCCGTAGTATTGAATGCAGTCTTTCTACAAACCTTACTTGTTCTTCTCTTCATGTTGGGTGTCTCCCTTTCCTGCTCCTCGTTAACTCCACTCACTGCAACCTCGTCCAAGCTAGACACCCCTTCGCATTCAGAAGTTGATGATGCACCCTTGGCACCACCAGCACTGTTTTTTTCCCTTGCAAGTTGTTTGATTTCAACTTTTGCTTGGTCTAGTAGCCACTCGACGGTTTTGCTGGCCTTGTCAAAGCCTAGCATGTCTTGCAACCCGAAGAACCTCTTTGCAACTTCGAGGGACAACCTCATTCTTCGGTCTCTGAGGCCTCGTGCGGTGTTGATTTTGCTGTGACGATCTCTCTTGCTGGATCTCTTCCTGGCAGTGTGCTCCATAGGGACGTCGAGGAAGGAATTGCCACCTTGTCCAAAGCAAGGAATTGGCGCGATTTCGGCAGCAACGTCGAGGTTTCTGGAGATTCCGGGGTCAGCTAGAGACTGGTGAAGTAAAAGCAGGTCATGGTGGTGTTCGAGAAAGATATTTTCGTCAAAGGACTGGAGAAAGGAGaaaggaggaggaagaggaggaaggGCGTAATTGGAATTGGATTGGTCTTTTGAGGAATTTGTTGGGTTGCTTTCAAAGGAAAAAGGCCTAAAGCAAAATGGTTGGTTAGGGTACGAGAGTAGGTCATTGCCGT encodes:
- the LOC137807651 gene encoding transcription factor DICHOTOMA-like, whose translation is MYSSNTSLNGNDLLSYPNQPFCFRPFSFESNPTNSSKDQSNSNYALPPLPPPFSFLQSFDENIFLEHHHDLLLLHQSLADPGISRNLDVAAEIAPIPCFGQGGNSFLDVPMEHTARKRSSKRDRHSKINTARGLRDRRMRLSLEVAKRFFGLQDMLGFDKASKTVEWLLDQAKVEIKQLAREKNSAGGAKGASSTSECEGVSSLDEVAVSGVNEEQERETPNMKRRTSKVCRKTAFNTTDKESRERARERARERTREKMRSRRLLAADASNLNPLSSWNPFETVQDSPGTQSQSVNHPSLDVHLPEPEEPTSHAKEHLGTVEDIAPHEVNSFVIMNKWSPTMVFNSLNNSAILHEHQFAEFQSFGKPWEAYNDHI